Proteins from a genomic interval of Lactococcus protaetiae:
- the cydC gene encoding thiol reductant ABC exporter subunit CydC: MKFKDILFRNDWISPFLKKYRSGFILAIFLGTVTVSMAGLLMFTSGYVISKSATKPENILMIYVPVLFVRIFGIGRPVVHYVERLTSHNWILRITSLLRKKLYLRLEKTAVNLSERYQLGDLLGILNEDIGNLQDLFLRTLFPVLIAGTLSVALVIASGFFSILLALGLALFLGVLIVVLPYLSFKFTVKLDEELKHYRNQLFSHLTDDILGLQDWVLSGRKKDFMTSYLESESSARKIQAKLLAFGRRRNLVLQVVYSALVIYLVFWSSGSLNTGDAPNYIAAVSLAAFPLFDAFSPLSDAIVETQRYGDSVKRLNELPDAVEEKRDAEILSVNLSIQNIQFGFEENQKIFDHFSLEVEKGEHIAILGRSGVGKSTLASLVRGDLVPQAGTIRFGGIEPHKAKNIEAKIGVINQSPYLFATSLRSNLTLAKLDATDEEIWEALELVGLRKMVESLPKGLLEPVDEAGTRFSGGERQRLALARILLSDVEMVILDEPTVSLDPITENQLLSLFFERLRDKSIIFITHHLLGVHHMDRVVFLEKGKIKFDGKPAVLLESNETFKQLYQLDLGNE; the protein is encoded by the coding sequence ATGAAATTTAAAGACATTTTATTCAGAAATGATTGGATTTCTCCATTTCTAAAGAAATACCGTAGTGGCTTTATCTTAGCGATTTTTCTTGGTACAGTAACAGTATCTATGGCAGGACTATTGATGTTCACATCAGGTTATGTCATTTCAAAATCAGCCACAAAACCTGAAAATATTCTGATGATTTACGTTCCAGTACTATTTGTACGTATCTTCGGAATTGGACGGCCTGTTGTGCATTATGTTGAACGATTGACCTCACACAACTGGATTTTACGAATTACGAGCTTGTTGCGAAAGAAACTTTACCTCAGACTTGAAAAAACAGCGGTTAATCTCTCTGAGCGTTATCAACTTGGCGACTTACTTGGTATCTTAAACGAAGATATTGGTAATTTACAAGATTTATTCTTGCGGACACTTTTTCCTGTTTTGATTGCAGGAACTTTATCGGTTGCCTTAGTGATTGCGAGTGGTTTTTTCTCCATTCTTCTGGCATTGGGTCTTGCCTTATTCTTGGGAGTTTTAATCGTTGTTTTGCCTTATCTCTCATTCAAGTTTACGGTCAAGTTAGACGAAGAACTCAAACATTATCGCAATCAACTTTTCTCACATTTAACAGATGACATCTTAGGTCTGCAAGACTGGGTACTCTCAGGACGAAAAAAAGATTTCATGACCTCGTATTTAGAATCAGAATCTTCTGCACGTAAAATACAAGCAAAATTACTTGCCTTCGGTCGTAGACGAAATCTCGTGTTACAAGTCGTTTATAGCGCCTTGGTCATTTACCTTGTCTTTTGGTCATCAGGAAGTTTGAATACGGGCGATGCCCCCAATTATATTGCCGCTGTCAGTCTTGCCGCTTTTCCATTATTTGATGCTTTTTCCCCTCTATCTGATGCTATTGTGGAAACACAACGTTATGGCGACTCAGTTAAACGTCTCAATGAACTTCCAGATGCAGTAGAAGAAAAGAGAGATGCCGAAATTTTAAGCGTTAACTTATCTATCCAAAATATACAATTTGGCTTTGAAGAAAATCAAAAAATATTTGATCACTTTAGTCTTGAAGTTGAAAAAGGAGAACATATCGCTATTTTAGGACGTTCAGGTGTTGGTAAATCAACCCTTGCGAGCCTAGTCAGAGGTGATTTAGTTCCTCAAGCTGGGACGATTCGTTTCGGAGGGATTGAACCCCATAAAGCAAAAAATATTGAAGCTAAAATAGGTGTTATCAATCAATCCCCTTATCTTTTTGCGACCAGTTTGCGCTCCAATCTGACATTAGCAAAACTTGATGCTACTGATGAAGAAATTTGGGAAGCACTTGAACTTGTTGGACTTCGTAAAATGGTTGAAAGTCTACCTAAAGGTTTATTAGAACCAGTAGATGAAGCAGGAACACGATTTTCAGGAGGTGAGCGTCAACGTCTAGCATTAGCAAGAATTCTACTGTCAGACGTAGAAATGGTCATTCTTGATGAACCAACAGTATCTCTTGACCCGATTACAGAGAATCAACTGTTAAGTCTATTTTTTGAAAGACTCCGAGATAAATCTATCATTTTCATTACACACCATTTACTTGGAGTGCATCATATGGATAGAGTAGTTTTCCTTGAAAAAGGAAAGATAAAATTTGATGGTAAACCAGCAGTATTATTGGAATCCAACGAAACATTTAAACAACTTTATCAGTTGGATTTAGGAAATGAATAA